One region of Sylvia atricapilla isolate bSylAtr1 chromosome Z, bSylAtr1.pri, whole genome shotgun sequence genomic DNA includes:
- the SH3GL2 gene encoding endophilin-A1, translated as MSVAGLKKQFHKATQKVSEKVGGAEGTKLDDDFKEMERKVDVTSRAVVEIMAKTIEYLQPNPASRAKLSMINTMSKIRGQEKGPGYPQAEALLADAMLKFGRELGEECNFGPALVDVGEAMKELSEVKDSLDMEVKQNFIDPLQNLHDKDLREIQHHLKKMEGRRLDFDYKKKRQGKLPDEELRQALEKFDESKEIAESSMFNLLEMDIEQVSQLSALVQAQLEYHKQATQILQRVTSKLEDRIKEASSQPRREYQPKPRMSLDFSTGDNTQHNGGISHATTPKPSGVHMDQPCCRALYDFEPENEGELGFKEGDIITLTNQIDENWYEGMLHGQSGFFPINYVDILVPLPN; from the exons AAAGTGAGTGAAAAAGTAGGAGGTGCAGAAGGAACAAAGCTAGATgatgattttaaagaaatggaaagg AAAGTGGATGTTACCAGCAGGGCAGTTGTGGAAATTATGGCAAAGACAATAGAGTATCTTCAGCCAAATCCAG CTTCCAGAGCTAAACTCAGCATGATCAACACTATGTCGAAAATTCGAGGCCAGGAAAAGGGACCAGGCTATCCTCAGGCAGAAGCCTTGCTGGCGGATGCAATGCTGAAATTTGGCCGAGAACTTGGTGAAGAATGCAACTTTG GACCAGCACTTGTTGATGTGGGAGAAGCTATGAAGGAGCTTTCTGAAGTCAAGGACTCATTAGACATGGAAGTGAAGCAAAACTTCATTGACCCACTTCAAAATCTCCATGACAAAGATCTGAGAGAAATACAG CATCACCTGAAGAAAATGGAGGGTCGACGCCTGGATTTTGAttacaagaagaaaagacaggGCAAGCTCCCTGATGAAGAACTTCGTCAAGCTCTGGAGAAATTTGATGAATCAAAAGAAATTGCTGAGTCAAGCATGTTTAACCTTCTGGAGATGGAT ATTGAGCAAGTGAGCCAACTTTCTGCCCTTGTGCAAGCACAGCTGGAGTACCATAAGCAGGCCACACAGATCCTACAGCGAGTTACTTCTAAACTGGAAGATAG AATAAAAGAGGCATCATCTCAGCCCAGGCGAGAATACCAGCCCAAACCCCGTATGAGCCTGGATTTCTCAACTGGTGACAACACACAGCACAATGGAGGAATATCCCATGCCACCACACCCAAACCATCAG GTGTTCACATGGATCAGCCATGCTGCCGAGCTCTGTATGACTTTGAACCAGAGAATGAAGGGGAGCTGGGATTTAAAGAGGGTGATATTATTACCCTCACTAACCAGATTGATGAAAACTGGTATGAGGGGATGCTTCATGGCCAGTCAGGTTTCTTCCCCATCAATTATGTCGATATTCTGGTTCCATTACCCAATTAG